A region of the Cricetulus griseus strain 17A/GY chromosome 7, alternate assembly CriGri-PICRH-1.0, whole genome shotgun sequence genome:
CCTTCCTCCTCAACACACCTGGTCAGACCTTCCCCTGAGGTGGACTCAGGCAAGGTCTCTGCTGTGAGAGAGAATGAACAGCTGTGCTGTCCCAGAGGTCATCATCTGGTCTAAGCACTCCCAGCTGGGTCCTGGCACTCTGCTAAGGGACACGGAGAATTACTTAGAGCATCAGTAGCAAATAAGGTCTCTGATACAGTGACAGCACAAGACATGGAAGACCATTTATGACTATAACTGAACCCAAAAGCAAGGATCACCCGCTCCTAAAAATAACAACCTCTACTGCCCTGAAAATGGCTGACACATGTGACTGCTGCTGCTTGGCCAATCAGAGTCCAATCTCCTAAGATACATGAAAATAGTACATACTTTTCTTACAAAAGACAAGTGCTAAATTTcagataattaataaaaacacataGGATTCTAGAATATTAGTTCCATCAGTGATATTCACAGCTTTTACCAATATTGAGTAGATAAAAATTTCATGGTAAGCACTCTCCTTAAAGCCCTTTTCAGGTCcctgttcctcaggctgtagatgaaaGGGTTCAGCATGGGGGTCACCACTGTGTACATCATGGCAGCTGCCATGTCACTCCCAGCTgagtgagaggaggaggggtTGAAATACAGGGATATGATGGTTCCATAGAAGAGGCAGACCACAGTCAGGTGGGAGCTGCAGGTGGAGAAGGCCTTCCACCTTCCACTTGTGGATGAGACTCTCAGGACAGCACAAGCAATAAGAATATAAGACACGAGGATGCAAACAAATGGGGTGATCATTATCAAGCCTGCGACAACAAGAAGCATCAGCTCATTGAGGTGTGTGTCAGAGCAGGAGAGTTTCAGGAGGGGGGTCATTTCACAGAAGTACTGGGGAATGATGTTGTCTGCACAGAATGAGAGTCCAGCCATGAGCAGGGTGTGCAACAGAGCATTCAGGCTGGATAACACCCACGACCCGACCACCAGCAAGACACAGAGCTGATGGGTCATCTTGGTTGCATAGTGTAAAGGGTGGCATATGGCCACAAaacggtcataggccatcacagCCAGCAGGAAATTGTCCATGTcagcaaacacacaaagaaaatacagCTGTGTCAGACACCCAGAGAAGGAAATGGCTTGATTCCTGAGTATGTGTATGGCCAGCACCTTGGGGACAGTGGTGGAggagaagcagacatccacaaagGACAGGTtgctgaggaagaagtacatgggggtgtgCAGGTGGGAGTCTGTGCCGATGGCCAGGATGATGAGCAGGTTTCCCAGGACAGTGACCAGGTACATGATGAGGAAAAGCAGGAAGaggagctgctgatgctgctgAGGCTGCCTGGAGAGTCCCAGGAGGAGGAACTCAGAGACCATAGACTGGTTGGTGCCTCCCATAGGTCTGATCCCAgctagagaagagagacagagatgagataTGTAGATGCTGGTGGTTTAGATGCAACAGATCATCCTTCATCTACGGGCATGTTGAAGATACATCCCTACATCCCAATCTAAAGGTTCAGTCTAAAGTGGTTGTGGTCCCACTGGCTTTGCCCTTTCAGCTTTATTGAATAAAGCATAGCCACAGTTTTGAACATACACTCCCCATTCCCCACCATCATGTACTCCTGTAACATCCCAAGTCTTTCTCCCACTCCCTAGCatcaaaaagacagaaacaagaaaaacagctGATTATTCTCAAATACTCTGTGACAGACTCCTGACTTTTGCTGTTGCTCCTTGATGTGGAAGAGTGAACATCACTTGTTACAAAGGAAACTTTGCCATCTCCATTGTTCTAAAGTACCCAGATGGGCAGATGCTATGGTTTCAACCTATGTTTCACCTTGAATTTTCTAAGTAGTATAAAATCCTAGGCTCATAAGAAGATTCTGAGCAAGTGAAGAGTGGATGGCCACTGTCCTAGCcctgtgaagaaagaaaggatattTGTGAGAATCAGACAGGTATTTACTGCAGCATCCATCCCACTGGGTCTAGACTCCCTGAGCATCTCATTAGAGACAAGCAGAAAGTCATTGTCCCACCTGTTTCCTCATCCCTGGGGATCAGTGATGATGTCAAAGTGTGTCATCCCAGTCCTGGGTCAGCCCCTGGAGATGAGGCAATGTGGGTGGAGGCAAGTCCAAGAGATAATTCTCTTAGAACTTCTTCATCTCATGACAGAAGCCCACAGATTTGAagagtttgtttcttattttcttaactCAGAACGTTGGGGTGTTGTAGTACTGCCAGAGTGAACTTTGCCTTTTTTCCTGATAGCTTAATCATTTCCTCTGTAGGGATTTGTGTCACTTTTGCCACAGGATGTTCTTGGAGCATGGGTGTGAGTTGGTAACTTTACAGATCTAAGATTGGTTCCTTAAGACATATGATGTAAAGAAGAGTGACAAAGGAGCAAGATGGAGGAGCATAGAACCTGTCATGACTGGGGACCCCATTATCCAAAAGTGGACCCTCTTTGGGATATCTGACAGCTCACAAAGGATCCCCATTGGCAAAAACAATCCCCTAATCTCTACCCCCTCAAGAGTCTGTCTTCAACAGCCTGATTCACCCTCcaccatttctttgtgttttatgacGTCCATCCACACCTCCAACACTGTGAGGCCCCTCATGATGACAGCTTTGGGACAGCCTTGGAAACCTTTGGTGACTTTGATATTGTTAGAACTCTCTTCCCTTTTGTTGACTACATGAGCTGTAAAACTAATACTTTGCACCATTGTGACTGCCATAAATCAACAGACATAAATCACACTATACAATCCAATCATACATAACCTCTTAAAAGGAATAGTTTCTGAGGTGGTTGTTTGTGTTCTGACCCTGAGGAGAACTCCTGCCAcctgtttttgttacttttttttttttgaggaatcttggtatgtagcccaggctgattccAACCTCCTTGTTtgaccttcctctgcctcctttgtgGTGATagtttgtttgtgctctaacagaaaaagcttgcctgaagatcagatggTAGAGCTAGCAAATAGTTAACCACAGAgccaaggcagtggtggcacacacctttgttctcagcacttgggatctcatgcctgAGAAAgaagtacttgggaggcacacttctctaattccagcactagggaggtagagacaggattaCAAGGTGGGTGGAGATAGGATCTTACTCCTTTCAGTCTAAGATTTCATAGAGATAAGAATTCCAGTGGCTGActgctcctttgcttctctgatctttcagctttcaccctgcatatctgactccaggtttttattgatTACACAGACCAATTAGGATCTAGCTTCACTCCTTGAGTATTGACATTGTGTGTACCACACAACCAGccctttaaattattttctagtaAGACACAAGGTTGCTTCTCACCACATGCAGATCAGGTctgggtgttttgattttagccagaCTAAAGgccagcatggagaggggaatAGTGCATGAAGTCTGCCCTCTGATGAGGAGTTTATTGGCAATTAATACCTtctaggaaagaaagggagagtcagtttccttCTGAGTGTAGTCCTTTGTATGTCAACTGTGCTCCTGTGGACAGCCACATACCCAGGAATACACAGGCAGCACAAACTGAACCTGatgcatatgagagaaaaaaaaaacaactaattaAAACATGGAGTAGGGAAGGGACTATGGATCTAGGAGCAAGTGGAAGAATGCTGAAtgtgataaataaaaaaatcactgtaCAGACTTCTAAAAgaactaaatttttatttaattttactttagtttccaggtgtttggcctgcatgtatgtctgcatgaggaTGTCagaaccctggaactggagttacagacagatatgCCTTGCCATGGGACTGCTAGGAATTGatcttgggtcttctggaagaacaacctgGGCTCTTCAACACTGGGCCACCTCTCTAGCCCAGGaactacaagaaaaaaattgagtAGCAACAGTTCCCAGAGAAAATTCCCTATGTCCTCAGATTTCATCATCTTTACTTGTCTAAGGTTTTAGATTGAGTCAGTTATTCAGATTTTCCTTCTTGGTACATAAACAGGGACTATTGCAGCCGTGTCTTGGTGAAACTTTCCTCTTTGCTATTGACTACATGCAGCTTATGGCTTTGAGGACAAGGGGTGCTGGAAGTTCTAGAGGAGCAGATAATACTATAGCAAAGCATTGATGTGAGGAGCcccaagagaggagagagacagaggagtgcAAGCCTGCTGTGACTGAGGGACTCCATGCTCAGACAGTAGACTTCTCAGGGATGTCTTCCCAGCTCACCATGGATCACCATTTTGCAAAAGCTGCCTAATCTATAGACACCAGGAGTGTGTCTTCAAGAGCCCTGTTTATACTCTACCACCTCCCTTCCAGGGAGGATCATAAATGGTCTCAGTAATGAGACAGGAGACTGCAAACTCCTAGGCCATCTTAAGTGTAATATTCCTGTCCCCATAAGTCCAGAAGCTGGCAGTTATCTCCCAAGCAAGTGTTGAGAGCAAAGACTAAAGATGCATAGAGGAGCTGGAGGGAGCTGGAGAAAGCCCTGCTGCTGTCCTGCTCTCAAGTCAGGAATATCTGGAGCAGTCCTCGGTGGGCATGTTGAAAGCCAAGTGTTGTTGATCTACTTATTGTAAGAAAAGATTTTCATGAACATgatagttgggcatggtggttcatacaTGTAATGACAGGATTatgaaggctgaggcaagagaattgatAAGAGTCCTTGACCtggctctctgctcctccctgtaCTAGAGACAGCCACATCTTTTCGTGCAGTGCCAGCCTCGCTCCAGAGACGCAATGGTGAAGGTCGGTGTGAACGGATTTGGCCGTATTGGACTCCTGGTTACCAGGGCTGCCTTCACTTCTGGCAAAGTGGACATTGTTGCCATCAATGACCCCTTCATTGACCTCAACTACATGGTCTACATGTTCCAGTATGACTCTACCCATGGCAAGTTCAAAGGCACAGTCAAGGCTGAGAATGGGAAGCTTGTCATCAGCGGGAAGGCCATCACCATCTTCCAGGAGCGAGATCCTGCCAACATCAAATGGGGTGATGCTGGCGCCGAGTATGTTGTGGAATCTACTGGCGTCTTCACCACCATGGAGAAGGCTGGGGCCCACTTGAAGGGCGGGTCAAGAGGGTCATCATCTCCGCCCCTTCTGCTGATGCCCCCATGAAGTCTTAGTAAGGCTGGAGAAAGGACTCATtgattgagagcactggctgctcttcaagaggatctgggtttgattcccagcacccacttcttGGTTCTCACACCTTCTGTAACTCCCCATCCAGGGCATCGGATACCCTGAAGTCTTTGGGCACCAGCCATGAACAAGGAGGCCAAACttccatgtacataaaataaaatcaataaaaacttaGAGTTAGTAGTTTCATCCAATAAATAGGAAACTTTAAGAAAATTGAAACTCCTCGAACACACAATGATGTCCCAAAGGGCAACTGTGATCCCTGAGAGACAATGAAACACTGTCAATAGGAGCTGCAAGACTGTCACCCAACACTGGGAAGTGTGAGGCAGAAGCTCAAGCCTTGCCTGGACTCTACACCAAGACCCATCGAAACAGAAAGACTAAATCATCCGGGAGCTGTGCTATCAGAGTCAGAGCACACCCAGCACCAACCTCAGGTTCAGTTCCTCTGCTGGAATTACTCTGTGACTGGGTTCCTGGGTGGGGGGAGAGCACATGTTCATCTTGTGTGTATGCTGTGCAAGGGGTGAGGAGGATGCCTGTTGTTGGTGGAGATGGAGCTCATAAAATAGCCCAGCCAGCAATAGAtaattaaacaagcaaacaataagaAGCATACAAGAGCAGCTGGGACTGGTCCAGAAATTTCAAAATTGTCCACTTCAAACAGCAACAACATGGTGAAGGCatgcaaagaaacaggaaatcatgACCCATTCATCAAGAATATCAAAATGATTGCAGCAGCTTCCTGTGAGAGAGAGCAGAAGTCATCTTTAACAACAATACTTCAAAGGAGCCATTGTAAAAATATTGACAGATGGAATGTCAATCAGGCTTAAAGGAGTAAAGGAAGGCTGGGAAGACAGATCACATGACAATGGCAATTGCTGCTGAGCCTGAGGACCTGCTTGTCATCCTCTGGATCTACaccaagaaaggagaaagccaacaAGTGGTCCTCTGCCCCACATGGGTAAGCCTTAGAATACATGCTCCCACTCCAGAAAACATgaacagtaaacaaacaaataaatgtaaatgaaagtTTGACGACAATGTCACATCAAAGAATAGGGAAATGGGGAATGTGGGAGGAAAACAAGGGCCAAGGGGAAATTCTGGAGTTGGGAAGATCTAATTGAAATAAACCGCTCATCAAAGGGCTTCAGAAGATGTGAACTAGAAGAAGAGGGATCAAAGTTGAAGATAGAGTGATAGAGACAGTGCAACGTGAAGagtagagaggaagaaagagtgaaGAAAATGAACAGAGGGTATGGTAGGCAGTGCTCGTAGATACATGACAGGACTctaggggaaaggagagggaggagggggaaattACTACTAGAAATAATGGCTGAAAAGTTCTCaagtttgtttaaaaacaataacCTATACTTCTCAGAAGTCCTATCAACTTTATCCAAAAAGAGTGagaaacccaaaaagaaaaaaaaagggaggaagaggtggaggaagaaggagaaagacaacAAGAAGGAGTATAAGAACTAGAAGTGGCatagtggtggtggcacacacctttagtcccagcatttggggagtGTAGGCCAGCAAATTtccctgagttcaag
Encoded here:
- the LOC100766528 gene encoding olfactory receptor 1361 gives rise to the protein MGGTNQSMVSEFLLLGLSRQPQQHQQLLFLLFLIMYLVTVLGNLLIILAIGTDSHLHTPMYFFLSNLSFVDVCFSSTTVPKVLAIHILRNQAISFSGCLTQLYFLCVFADMDNFLLAVMAYDRFVAICHPLHYATKMTHQLCVLLVVGSWVLSSLNALLHTLLMAGLSFCADNIIPQYFCEMTPLLKLSCSDTHLNELMLLVVAGLIMITPFVCILVSYILIACAVLRVSSTSGRWKAFSTCSSHLTVVCLFYGTIISLYFNPSSSHSAGSDMAAAMMYTVVTPMLNPFIYSLRNRDLKRALRRVLTMNLHVPN
- the LOC107980311 gene encoding glyceraldehyde-3-phosphate dehydrogenase-like, which codes for MVKVGVNGFGRIGLLVTRAAFTSGKVDIVAINDPFIDLNYMVYMFQYDSTHGKFKGTVKAENGKLVISGKAITIFQERDPANIKWGDAGAEYVVESTGVFTTMEKAGAHLKGGSRGSSSPPLLLMPP